A region from the Acyrthosiphon pisum isolate AL4f chromosome A1, pea_aphid_22Mar2018_4r6ur, whole genome shotgun sequence genome encodes:
- the LOC100161742 gene encoding uncharacterized protein LOC100161742 precursor (The RefSeq protein has 3 substitutions compared to this genomic sequence) yields MSACRLYVVLFLCFGLTVLFVNGGVPTDDIVFPESLSSRHQHSSWNFDNERPPPRRTIRQGNRRPRPPMPNEEDPFAGLEPQGNNRPSGGNQGQWSNQRPNQQPGNQNQWGTNGNNQGQNLQWGTNGNNQGQNQWGTNGNNQGQNQWGTNGNNQGQNQWGTNGNNQGQSNQGNRPPTQPNTNQGNRPPTQPTTNQNPVQTSTTSSNSEEASEEQRNACNATCKERITNEYNPVCGSDFQTYQNRRFLDCVANCGIITEFSYIGTCVRRTQRITRA; encoded by the exons taTGTTTTGGACTGACGGTTTTATTCGTAAACGGTGGAGTACCGACAGACGATATCGTATTTCCCGAATCACTGAGTTCACGACATCAACATTCATCGTGGAACTTTGATAATGAACGACCGCCACCCAGAAGAACTATAAGACAAGGAAACCGTCGTCCAAGACCACCGATGCCTAACGAGGAAGATCCATTTGCTGGGCTTGAACCCCAAGGTAACAACCGACCATCTGGTGGAAACCAAGGCCAATGGTCCAATCAAAGACCTAACCAACAACCTGGTAATCAAAACCAATGGGGCACCAATGGTAATAATCAGGGTCAAAACCTGCAATGGGGTACTAACGGTAATAATCAGGGTCAAAACCAATGGGGTACCAACGGTAATAATCAGGGTCAAAACCAATGGGGTACCAATGGTAATAATCAGGGTCAAAACCAATGGGGTACCAACGGTAATAACCAAGGACAAAGCAATCAAGGTAACAGACCACCTACACAACCGAACACCAATCAAGGTAACAGACCACCTACACAACCGACCACCAATCAAAATCCAGTGCAAACCAGCACGACTTCGTCCAACAGTGAAGAGGCAAGTGAAGAACAGAGAAACGCATGTAATGCGACCTGCAAAGAAAGGATTACAAACGAATACAATCCCGTCTGTGGAAGTGATTCTCAAACATACCAAAACAGAAGATTTTTGGATTGTGTCGCCAACTGCGGTATAA TCACCGAATTCAGCTACATCGGAACTTGCGTGACGACGACCCAACGCATTACTCGCGCATGA